From the Pedobacter cryoconitis genome, one window contains:
- a CDS encoding MBL fold metallo-hydrolase: MKISAAIVLLSLIFIQANGQSIIHPQAKLKIVTPSIIVLGNVQDGGSPHIGCTKACCKELFIHPDPTRMVSCLGVIDPENKLNWLFDATPDFTFQLKALKKASEFSTKEVPDGIFITHAHIGHYTGLMYLGREALNAKQVPVYAMPKMKSFLEHNGPWSQLVTLNNISIKPIQNGQINTLSSNIKVTAFKVPHRDEFSETAGYQIEGPNKKALFIPDIDKWSKWDKNIVDEIKKVDYAFIDATFYDAAEMNNRPITEIPHPLVVESMELFKNLPLKEKDKIYFIHLNHTNPLLNPESGQTKTVLKSGFHIARYNDVFEL, encoded by the coding sequence ATGAAAATATCAGCTGCTATAGTACTACTATCATTGATTTTTATCCAGGCAAACGGACAGTCAATCATCCATCCGCAAGCTAAATTAAAAATTGTTACACCATCCATTATTGTATTGGGTAATGTGCAGGATGGAGGATCACCGCACATTGGCTGTACTAAAGCATGTTGTAAAGAGCTGTTCATTCATCCAGATCCAACCCGTATGGTTTCCTGCTTAGGGGTCATTGATCCGGAAAATAAATTAAACTGGTTATTTGATGCTACCCCAGATTTTACCTTTCAGCTGAAAGCACTTAAAAAAGCTTCTGAATTCAGTACAAAAGAAGTTCCTGACGGTATTTTTATCACGCATGCACATATTGGTCATTATACTGGGTTAATGTACCTGGGCAGGGAAGCATTGAATGCTAAACAAGTACCTGTTTATGCCATGCCAAAAATGAAGTCTTTTTTGGAACATAACGGGCCATGGAGTCAGCTGGTTACTTTGAATAACATCAGCATCAAACCTATTCAGAACGGACAGATAAACACTTTGTCTTCCAATATTAAAGTAACAGCTTTTAAAGTCCCGCACCGGGATGAGTTTTCTGAAACAGCAGGTTATCAGATCGAAGGGCCAAATAAAAAAGCATTGTTTATCCCGGACATTGACAAATGGTCAAAATGGGATAAAAATATTGTGGATGAAATCAAGAAGGTAGATTACGCATTTATTGACGCTACATTTTATGATGCCGCGGAGATGAACAACAGACCGATTACTGAAATTCCGCATCCGTTGGTGGTGGAGAGTATGGAGCTATTTAAAAACCTGCCTTTAAAGGAAAAAGATAAAATCTACTTTATCCATTTGAACCATACCAATCCTTTATTGAACCCGGAAAGCGGACAGACCAAAACCGTCCTTAAAAGCGGGTTCCATATTGCAAGGTATAACGACGTATTTGAATTGTAA
- the rsmG gene encoding 16S rRNA (guanine(527)-N(7))-methyltransferase RsmG, with amino-acid sequence MEISSTLVQKYFKDLSADQIAKFNQLFDLYSFWNAQINVISRKDIEELYERHILHSLGIAKFCTFKPGEKVLDVGTGGGFPGIPLAILFPETEFHLVDSIGKKIKVVTEVAAALGLKNVKASHLRAEQVDDKYDFVVSRAVTRLIDFYPWIKDKFNKNSKNAIANGILYLKGGELEEEIKESRLKAELYPLAAYFEEDFFETKFVVYIPC; translated from the coding sequence GTGGAAATAAGTTCAACCCTCGTACAAAAGTATTTTAAAGATCTCAGTGCAGATCAGATCGCAAAGTTTAATCAGTTGTTTGATTTATATAGTTTCTGGAATGCGCAGATCAATGTGATCTCCAGGAAGGATATTGAAGAATTATATGAGCGTCATATCCTGCATTCTTTAGGAATTGCTAAATTCTGTACATTCAAACCAGGGGAGAAAGTCCTTGATGTAGGTACCGGTGGCGGTTTTCCGGGTATTCCTCTAGCTATATTATTTCCAGAAACAGAGTTTCACCTGGTAGATTCTATCGGTAAAAAAATCAAGGTTGTGACGGAAGTTGCTGCTGCACTGGGTTTGAAGAATGTGAAAGCATCTCATTTAAGAGCAGAGCAGGTGGATGATAAATACGATTTCGTTGTTTCCCGCGCGGTTACCCGTCTGATAGATTTTTATCCATGGATCAAAGATAAATTCAATAAAAACTCAAAAAATGCAATTGCCAACGGTATTTTGTATTTAAAAGGTGGAGAATTGGAGGAAGAAATTAAAGAATCAAGACTAAAAGCTGAATTATATCCTTTAGCTGCCTATTTTGAAGAGGATTTCTTCGAGACTAAATTTGTAGTTTATATCCCTTGTTAA
- the tgt gene encoding tRNA guanosine(34) transglycosylase Tgt, translating to MKFTLQANDPQSKARAGTVTTAHGDIQTPIFMPVGTAGTVKAVHQRELKDDINAQIILGNTYHLYLRPGLDVLEGAGGLHKFIGWDRPILTDSGGYQVYSLSKVNKIKEEGVTFRSHIDGSKHLFTPEYAMDIQRTIGADIIMAFDECTPYPCDYKYAANSINMTHRWLKRCCARFDTTEPKYGFDQTLFPIVQGSVYKDLRKKSAEFIASMGREGNAIGGLSVGEPAEEMYGMTEVVCDILPADKPRYLMGVGTPINILENIALGVDMFDCVMPTRNARNGMLFTRNGIINIGNKKWADDFSPIDAESDLYADQVYSKAYLRHLMHSKEMLGAQIATLHNLHFYLWLVKEAREKIISGEFYAWKNKMVTILGNKL from the coding sequence ATGAAATTTACCTTACAGGCAAACGACCCTCAGTCAAAAGCAAGGGCAGGAACAGTTACTACTGCTCATGGAGACATCCAAACACCGATTTTTATGCCCGTGGGCACCGCAGGAACGGTAAAAGCCGTGCACCAGCGCGAGCTTAAAGATGATATTAATGCACAGATTATTTTAGGAAATACTTATCATTTATACTTGCGGCCAGGACTTGACGTGCTGGAGGGTGCAGGTGGATTACATAAATTTATAGGCTGGGACCGCCCGATTTTAACAGATAGCGGAGGCTACCAGGTTTATTCTTTGAGTAAAGTCAACAAGATCAAAGAAGAAGGTGTAACTTTCCGTTCACATATTGACGGTTCAAAACACCTTTTCACTCCTGAATATGCTATGGATATTCAACGGACTATCGGCGCCGATATTATTATGGCTTTCGATGAATGTACGCCTTATCCATGTGATTATAAATATGCAGCGAATTCAATCAACATGACTCACCGCTGGTTAAAACGCTGCTGTGCACGTTTTGATACCACTGAGCCTAAATATGGTTTCGATCAAACCTTATTCCCTATTGTTCAAGGATCTGTTTACAAAGATCTGAGAAAGAAATCAGCAGAATTTATTGCTTCAATGGGACGTGAAGGAAATGCGATTGGCGGTCTTTCGGTAGGAGAGCCGGCAGAAGAAATGTATGGCATGACCGAAGTAGTCTGCGACATTTTACCTGCCGATAAACCACGTTATTTAATGGGTGTAGGTACTCCGATCAATATTTTAGAAAATATAGCGTTAGGAGTAGATATGTTCGACTGCGTAATGCCGACCAGAAATGCGAGAAACGGAATGCTTTTCACCAGAAACGGGATCATTAACATTGGCAACAAAAAATGGGCTGATGATTTTTCCCCTATCGATGCAGAAAGTGATTTATACGCTGACCAGGTTTATTCAAAAGCATATCTGAGACACTTAATGCATTCGAAAGAAATGTTAGGTGCACAAATTGCGACTTTGCACAACCTTCACTTCTACCTTTGGTTAGTTAAAGAAGCCAGAGAAAAGATCATCAGCGGCGAGTTTTACGCCTGGAAGAACAAAATGGTGACTATATTAGGGAATAAATTATAA
- a CDS encoding LapA family protein, with protein sequence MRTKTILIIIITVLITIFLMMNTDAVQFDFIFVKKDISKLLVVGICTFAGFLLGYWAGRPRTVISTYDRNEDEILPVNSPPVKGTLSDEDRDYIS encoded by the coding sequence ATGCGTACTAAAACCATCCTGATCATCATTATAACTGTGTTAATCACCATTTTTCTGATGATGAATACAGACGCAGTACAATTCGACTTTATATTCGTAAAAAAGGACATTTCTAAATTACTGGTTGTAGGAATATGCACATTTGCCGGGTTCCTGCTGGGTTATTGGGCAGGCCGTCCGAGAACTGTCATCAGTACTTATGATAGAAATGAAGATGAAATCCTTCCCGTTAATTCACCTCCTGTAAAAGGTACTTTGAGTGACGAAGACAGAGATTATATCAGTTAA
- a CDS encoding LptF/LptG family permease, giving the protein MNILKGRFKIIDRYIIGKYLGTFIYTLSIFVVIIVIFDLSEKMDDFLRSKLSAWQVLSQYYAGSIPFYVNMLSPLINFIAVIFFTAKMADQTEIVPILSGGVSFNRFLQPYFISAFIIFAANLGSNLYVLPYTNQLKNTFENTYVKKNDPTSKLQIHMKLDNNTYIYMESFENKTKTGYRFMLDNFKGDVLTKKVIADQIKWDSLKRSWKLTNYSIRTINGLKENMFKSIDKPKDTILDMRPDDFSAYDNIYEILTNKELSDKIKKEKTRGTGIENDLLFEQYKRWLQPLSAFVLTLIGVALSSRKVRGGVGLPLGIGIILSFLYIVMNQFAKMFSLKGGIPPLLAVLIPTIFFGLLGLYLLKKAPK; this is encoded by the coding sequence ATGAATATCCTCAAGGGCAGATTTAAAATTATTGACCGTTATATTATTGGTAAATACCTGGGTACATTCATTTATACCCTGAGTATTTTCGTGGTCATTATCGTAATTTTTGATTTATCAGAAAAAATGGACGACTTCTTAAGAAGTAAGTTGTCTGCCTGGCAGGTTCTTTCTCAATATTACGCGGGTTCTATTCCGTTTTACGTGAATATGCTCTCACCGCTGATCAACTTTATTGCTGTAATTTTCTTTACCGCAAAGATGGCCGATCAGACTGAGATTGTCCCGATTTTAAGCGGAGGTGTAAGTTTCAATCGTTTTTTACAACCCTATTTCATCTCCGCATTTATCATATTTGCAGCTAATCTGGGCTCCAATTTATATGTGCTCCCCTACACCAATCAGCTCAAAAACACGTTCGAAAATACTTACGTAAAAAAGAACGACCCGACCAGTAAGCTACAGATTCACATGAAATTAGATAACAATACGTATATCTATATGGAGAGTTTTGAGAATAAAACCAAAACAGGTTACCGTTTTATGCTGGATAATTTCAAGGGTGATGTATTGACTAAAAAGGTGATTGCAGATCAGATTAAATGGGATTCGCTAAAACGCAGCTGGAAATTGACCAACTATTCAATCAGAACAATCAACGGACTGAAAGAAAACATGTTTAAAAGTATTGATAAGCCTAAAGATACCATTCTGGATATGCGTCCGGATGACTTCTCTGCTTATGATAACATTTATGAGATCTTAACCAATAAAGAGCTTTCTGATAAGATCAAAAAAGAAAAAACCAGGGGTACAGGTATAGAAAATGATTTACTTTTCGAACAATATAAACGCTGGCTGCAACCCTTATCTGCATTCGTATTAACCCTGATTGGGGTCGCCCTTTCTTCCCGTAAGGTAAGAGGAGGTGTTGGACTGCCTTTAGGGATAGGGATTATATTGAGTTTCCTTTATATTGTGATGAACCAGTTTGCGAAGATGTTTTCGCTCAAAGGCGGGATACCTCCACTGCTGGCCGTCCTGATCCCCACTATATTCTTCGGATTACTGGGTCTTTACCTGTTAAAAAAAGCACCTAAATAA
- a CDS encoding glycosyltransferase, translated as MKKHPVLDFFINIWLHYRLKIRNLALVKKTIVELTLLESCLLGALIFCFAVQLYFSLFIHLKLALVKVEELPAQASKPLSVIICARNEAENLAQFLPAVLQQNYPDFEVIVVNDRSWDQTREVLKGFVAQYKHLKVVTVAEGEKFIAGKKFAVTMGIKAAANEWLVFTDADCVPASENWLSGMQQPENDETAIVLGYSPYIRKRGLLNSLIRFETFFTAVNYLAFAIQGMPYMGVGRNMAYKKSLFFKNKGFAAHMHIPSGDDDLFVNAHATAHNTEIRLNRSTHVWSAPNTSFSGYLRQKKRHFGAGKFYKAKHKFILSVQIIFQFLFYALFIALMFFKPANYLAGGVFALSLIIRSFIYPRLLKRLNYPNLRWWFPVLDILLFIFLVFNGILSIFVKKVKWK; from the coding sequence ATGAAAAAACACCCGGTTCTCGATTTTTTTATCAATATATGGCTGCATTACAGATTAAAAATCAGAAATTTGGCGCTTGTCAAAAAAACCATTGTGGAATTAACCTTACTAGAGAGTTGCCTGCTGGGTGCCCTCATTTTTTGTTTTGCCGTTCAGCTGTATTTTAGTTTATTTATACATTTAAAACTGGCCCTTGTTAAAGTAGAAGAGCTGCCAGCACAGGCTTCTAAGCCATTGAGTGTAATTATTTGTGCGCGTAATGAGGCAGAAAATCTGGCACAGTTTTTACCCGCAGTTTTACAGCAGAACTATCCTGATTTTGAAGTTATTGTTGTGAACGATCGTTCCTGGGATCAAACCCGCGAAGTATTGAAAGGTTTCGTTGCACAATATAAGCACCTGAAAGTAGTGACGGTTGCAGAAGGAGAAAAATTCATTGCTGGTAAAAAATTCGCGGTTACTATGGGGATTAAGGCAGCTGCTAATGAATGGCTGGTCTTTACTGATGCAGATTGCGTACCTGCTTCAGAAAACTGGCTGTCAGGAATGCAGCAGCCGGAAAATGACGAGACGGCAATTGTACTGGGTTATTCCCCTTATATCCGTAAACGTGGTTTATTGAACAGCCTGATTCGTTTTGAAACCTTTTTTACTGCTGTCAATTACCTGGCTTTCGCGATTCAGGGCATGCCTTATATGGGGGTAGGCAGAAATATGGCTTATAAAAAGTCTCTGTTTTTTAAGAATAAAGGTTTTGCAGCACATATGCACATCCCATCGGGTGATGATGATTTATTTGTGAATGCACATGCCACAGCCCACAATACAGAAATTCGTTTAAACCGGAGTACACATGTATGGTCTGCGCCGAATACCAGCTTCTCAGGTTATCTGAGACAGAAGAAAAGACATTTTGGTGCCGGTAAATTCTATAAAGCCAAACATAAATTTATTTTATCCGTACAGATTATATTTCAGTTTCTGTTCTATGCGCTGTTTATCGCATTAATGTTTTTTAAACCTGCTAATTACCTGGCTGGCGGTGTTTTCGCACTGAGCCTGATCATTAGAAGTTTTATTTATCCCCGTTTGCTCAAACGCCTGAATTATCCTAATTTGAGATGGTGGTTTCCTGTTTTGGATATTCTACTGTTCATTTTCTTAGTGTTTAATGGCATTCTGTCTATATTTGTTAAAAAAGTAAAGTGGAAATAA
- the dprA gene encoding DNA-processing protein DprA encodes MSLICQIALTLLKNVGPVTAKHLLSHFGTPEAIFAATKAQLAEVEGLSISKITAILQTNALQLAAEQVKLLQQHQVKVLFYTDENYPQRLKECADAPVLLYYKGMADLNHPRIVSIVGSRRATSYGKMLCQQLVALLQHYDVLVVSGLAYGIDVAAHQQSLAYGIPTVGVLGHGLDRIYPAAHHQIAKDMLEQGGLLSEFPLNSTFEKGNFPKRNRLIAGLADVVVVIEAAIKGGALITAGIANSYNREVYAFPGRTTDEYSQGCNFLIKTNRAGMINEAKDLVYYMGWEAAETVNPVKQGTLSSGLSGIEQVLINLLKLAPHSIDELGLKADIQQDKLALHLLNLEMKGVLISLPGKIYQLI; translated from the coding sequence ATGAGTTTAATCTGTCAAATCGCGCTGACCCTGCTGAAAAATGTAGGGCCGGTAACCGCTAAACACTTGCTGTCCCATTTTGGAACCCCTGAAGCTATATTTGCTGCGACTAAAGCACAATTAGCAGAGGTGGAAGGGTTAAGCATTTCAAAAATTACTGCTATTCTTCAGACGAATGCACTTCAGCTGGCTGCGGAACAAGTAAAATTGCTGCAACAACATCAGGTTAAGGTTCTTTTTTACACGGATGAGAATTATCCTCAAAGGCTGAAGGAATGTGCTGATGCGCCGGTGCTTTTATATTATAAGGGTATGGCAGACCTGAATCATCCAAGAATCGTCAGCATTGTAGGCTCCAGAAGGGCTACTTCATATGGGAAAATGCTTTGTCAGCAGCTGGTTGCTTTATTACAGCATTATGATGTGCTGGTTGTGAGTGGACTGGCTTATGGAATTGATGTAGCTGCACACCAGCAAAGTTTAGCTTATGGTATTCCGACTGTGGGGGTATTGGGGCATGGGCTTGATCGTATTTATCCTGCTGCTCATCATCAAATTGCAAAAGACATGCTTGAACAGGGCGGCTTGCTTTCTGAATTTCCGCTGAATTCGACTTTTGAAAAAGGAAACTTTCCAAAACGAAACCGGCTTATTGCAGGGTTGGCTGATGTGGTCGTGGTTATAGAGGCAGCAATCAAAGGAGGGGCGTTAATTACTGCTGGAATTGCCAATTCTTATAATAGAGAAGTTTATGCTTTTCCCGGCCGCACGACTGATGAATATAGTCAGGGTTGCAATTTTCTGATTAAAACGAACCGCGCAGGGATGATTAACGAGGCTAAAGATCTGGTCTATTATATGGGCTGGGAAGCTGCTGAAACAGTAAATCCTGTAAAACAGGGCACTTTATCTTCCGGACTTTCTGGTATAGAGCAAGTGTTGATCAACCTGCTCAAATTGGCTCCGCACAGCATAGATGAACTTGGGCTAAAAGCTGATATCCAGCAGGATAAGCTTGCGCTTCATTTGCTTAATCTGGAGATGAAAGGTGTCCTTATTTCGCTTCCCGGAAAGATATATCAGCTGATTTAG
- a CDS encoding TolB family protein: protein MHYKTKNNKFILTALILLISIAITDKATAQIFGGLQNPLGVNWRQINTSGFQIIYPVEMESEAQRMANNIRYIFPKVGRSLNVRKTTIPIVFQNQGVIANGFVQLGPKKSEFNTTPPQQFDSQDWLNNLAVHELRHAAQFDKLTNGRPYPFPEQVYFAWMGVSIPLWFFEGDAVSNETSLTDVGRGRQPNWIMPYRTALLQGKTLSYSKANFGSQKDVTPGYYQIGYLMASQIRQAAGKFVFDSVLTDIKDRPVRIYPFAKSLKKFSGKNGKGWYEYTSAKVKADWEKQAQLSPAKDYPVLNQEAKYATDYSLPVKMPDGKILVLKQSKAMPAALMLIGQDKKEQRIQGIGQQEQPWFSYANNLIVWDEVRLDPRFQQRSYSVICTYNLQTKKLNKLSSKSRIFSPTLSADGSKIVAVQIDLSNKVQLIVMDAANGKIIRKYPNPENLLIQTPSFNNDGSVITYISVKEAGKALWTVDTDGKTTQLISETPQQLSRPVFIGANIAFNAHYNGINNIYSINVNSKKINALSASKYGAFNPSVIKGTDSILFNNYNLFGYEIAQTKIEAQPTGKDNFVFFGAAAEKQENTGNVFDNIPDSSFTSTPYHKLGHLINVHSLIPVIEDEYKGGLQFNSNNLLNTFDAYAGVNYQRDLGRFEYNAGASFKSLYPIFNLTYSNRPRRTFYSTGMGTKQGDWRENYVRLQAVVPINLSAQNHNYNFSVNAGTSYTQRYDAQNLPANFVTALRFPLETGFTFTHTIRTAERDIAPKWAQILRFSYYSQPFDKQLTGDLFAVAGFLYFPGLAKNHSFLANFNYQEATGIRTYNNDINTVYGYNNIMAKSRLKNTLLFNYRFPLFYPDAEIGPLAYIRNVRGGVFCHYENLGTDSNMSQPKTYGFELHGNMNLLRYQPNVDLGTRFVFVNKEYHHNPIFELIVNYTF from the coding sequence ATGCACTATAAAACAAAGAATAACAAATTTATACTCACTGCCTTAATACTACTAATTTCAATAGCGATCACAGATAAAGCCACTGCCCAGATTTTTGGCGGACTACAGAATCCTTTAGGTGTAAACTGGAGACAAATTAACACCTCAGGCTTCCAAATCATTTACCCGGTAGAAATGGAATCCGAAGCACAGCGGATGGCCAATAATATCCGTTATATTTTCCCTAAAGTAGGCCGCAGTCTGAATGTTAGAAAAACCACGATTCCTATTGTATTTCAAAACCAGGGCGTAATTGCGAATGGCTTCGTTCAGCTTGGCCCTAAAAAATCAGAATTCAACACTACCCCGCCCCAGCAATTTGATAGCCAGGACTGGTTGAATAACCTCGCCGTCCATGAATTGCGCCACGCAGCTCAGTTTGATAAGCTGACCAATGGCCGGCCTTATCCATTTCCCGAACAAGTATACTTTGCATGGATGGGGGTAAGTATCCCTTTATGGTTCTTTGAAGGCGATGCAGTATCCAATGAAACGTCCCTGACCGATGTGGGGCGCGGACGTCAGCCTAACTGGATTATGCCTTACCGGACTGCCCTGCTACAAGGAAAAACCCTTTCTTACAGTAAAGCAAATTTCGGTTCTCAAAAAGATGTGACCCCGGGTTATTATCAGATCGGTTATCTGATGGCTTCTCAAATCAGGCAAGCTGCCGGAAAATTTGTTTTCGACAGTGTATTGACTGATATTAAAGATCGTCCGGTACGCATTTATCCATTTGCCAAAAGTCTTAAAAAATTCAGTGGCAAAAACGGTAAGGGATGGTACGAATATACCTCAGCAAAAGTCAAAGCAGATTGGGAAAAGCAAGCACAGCTTAGCCCTGCTAAAGATTATCCGGTATTGAATCAGGAGGCAAAATATGCAACAGACTATTCTCTTCCGGTGAAAATGCCAGACGGAAAAATCCTGGTGCTTAAGCAAAGTAAGGCCATGCCAGCAGCGCTGATGCTGATCGGCCAGGATAAAAAAGAGCAGAGAATACAAGGAATTGGCCAGCAGGAGCAGCCCTGGTTCAGTTATGCGAATAATCTGATCGTCTGGGACGAAGTCAGACTTGATCCGAGATTTCAGCAAAGGAGTTATAGTGTAATCTGCACTTATAACCTGCAAACCAAAAAACTGAATAAGTTAAGTTCTAAATCAAGAATCTTCTCTCCTACCCTTTCTGCGGATGGGTCTAAGATCGTTGCCGTACAAATTGACCTGAGCAATAAAGTACAATTAATCGTCATGGATGCCGCTAACGGTAAAATCATCCGGAAGTATCCGAATCCAGAAAACCTGTTAATACAAACACCTTCTTTCAACAATGATGGCTCTGTAATTACTTATATCAGTGTCAAAGAAGCAGGTAAAGCACTCTGGACAGTAGATACTGATGGTAAGACTACTCAGCTAATCAGTGAAACCCCACAACAGCTAAGCAGACCAGTATTCATCGGTGCAAATATCGCTTTTAATGCCCATTACAACGGAATCAACAATATTTACAGTATAAACGTCAATTCTAAAAAAATAAATGCCCTGAGCGCTTCTAAATACGGTGCCTTCAACCCTTCTGTCATTAAAGGGACGGACAGTATCTTATTTAATAACTATAACCTTTTTGGTTACGAGATTGCACAAACAAAAATTGAAGCACAGCCCACAGGTAAAGACAATTTTGTTTTCTTTGGTGCAGCTGCCGAAAAACAGGAAAATACAGGTAATGTATTTGATAACATTCCGGACAGCAGCTTTACTTCCACCCCTTACCACAAGCTGGGTCACCTGATTAATGTGCACAGCTTAATTCCAGTGATCGAAGATGAATACAAAGGGGGCTTACAGTTCAACTCAAATAATCTGCTGAATACTTTTGATGCTTATGCAGGCGTAAATTACCAGCGCGACCTTGGCCGTTTTGAATATAATGCCGGGGCCAGCTTTAAAAGTTTATATCCTATTTTCAACCTGACTTACAGTAACCGGCCGCGCAGAACTTTTTATTCCACAGGGATGGGCACTAAACAGGGAGACTGGCGGGAGAATTATGTCCGGCTTCAGGCAGTTGTCCCTATTAATCTGAGCGCGCAAAATCACAATTATAATTTTTCGGTGAACGCCGGAACAAGTTATACGCAAAGATATGATGCACAGAATTTACCTGCCAATTTTGTCACCGCTCTCCGGTTTCCATTAGAAACAGGGTTCACCTTTACCCACACAATCAGAACTGCTGAAAGAGATATTGCCCCAAAATGGGCACAGATTTTAAGATTCTCCTATTACAGCCAGCCCTTTGATAAACAGTTAACCGGAGATTTATTTGCAGTAGCAGGTTTTCTTTATTTCCCCGGACTGGCTAAAAACCATTCCTTTCTGGCCAACTTCAATTACCAGGAAGCCACTGGGATCCGGACATACAATAACGATATCAATACGGTTTACGGTTACAACAATATCATGGCGAAAAGCAGGCTTAAAAACACTTTGCTTTTTAATTATCGTTTCCCTCTTTTTTATCCTGATGCAGAAATCGGCCCGCTGGCATATATCAGAAATGTGAGGGGTGGCGTATTCTGTCATTATGAGAATCTGGGTACAGACAGCAATATGTCGCAGCCTAAAACTTATGGATTTGAATTACATGGCAATATGAATCTGCTGCGTTATCAGCCAAATGTTGATTTAGGTACAAGATTTGTGTTTGTAAACAAGGAATATCATCATAATCCTATCTTTGAATTAATTGTTAACTATACTTTCTAA
- a CDS encoding DMT family transporter, with protein MKPLSPSEINRNLLILHATVFIWGFTGILGALISVGSVEMVWYRVLIASITLLIYFKATKFSIRVTKKEFLQFFFTGSIVALHWILFFQAIKVSTVSVTLVCLSSFTLFTAILEPIIKRTAIQIGDIFIGIVIISGIYLIFHFESNYTAGIIFGLSAAVASSLFSIINSNFAQKSDAKVISFYELSGAFFWITIYRLFDHSLLNESFNLSVSDWIYLMILGTVCTALAYIAGVSVMRTLSAFRVALVSNLEPVYGIILAFLFFGHKETMSAGFYMGSVLILGAVFLYPIYKKRQSKS; from the coding sequence ATGAAACCGCTCTCTCCTTCGGAAATCAACAGAAACCTGCTGATTCTTCATGCTACTGTTTTTATCTGGGGATTCACAGGAATTCTGGGTGCATTGATTTCGGTTGGTTCGGTCGAAATGGTCTGGTACAGAGTATTAATTGCCAGCATCACGTTACTGATCTATTTTAAAGCTACAAAATTCAGTATCAGGGTAACAAAGAAGGAGTTTCTGCAATTCTTCTTTACAGGTAGTATTGTAGCCCTTCACTGGATCCTTTTCTTTCAGGCTATCAAAGTATCAACAGTATCAGTAACACTGGTGTGCCTCTCCTCTTTCACCTTATTTACAGCTATCCTTGAACCTATCATTAAAAGGACCGCCATTCAGATCGGTGATATCTTTATTGGAATAGTGATCATTTCTGGAATTTACCTGATTTTTCATTTCGAATCCAATTACACCGCAGGTATTATTTTCGGTCTTTCCGCAGCAGTAGCTTCGAGCCTGTTCTCTATTATCAATTCTAATTTTGCACAAAAAAGTGATGCCAAAGTGATTAGCTTTTATGAGCTTTCCGGTGCTTTTTTCTGGATCACTATTTACCGCCTGTTTGACCATAGCCTGCTCAATGAAAGCTTCAATCTGAGTGTTTCTGATTGGATTTACCTGATGATACTTGGCACAGTCTGTACTGCGCTTGCTTACATTGCAGGCGTCTCTGTGATGCGCACCCTGTCAGCTTTCCGCGTTGCACTGGTCAGTAATCTGGAGCCTGTTTACGGGATTATTTTAGCCTTCCTTTTCTTTGGACATAAAGAGACCATGTCTGCCGGATTCTACATGGGTTCTGTCCTGATTTTAGGTGCCGTATTCTTATACCCGATCTACAAGAAACGCCAGAGCAAAAGTTAA